A window from Oscillatoria sp. FACHB-1406 encodes these proteins:
- a CDS encoding DVUA0089 family protein, whose protein sequence is MPTKTFKKLALTAAGTALLSLGVGEVARAATIANGTIFDDDAGNVTVDYWNLQVNTAGAIEIDALSFGVLKGDSLILTGKSSLDTYLRLYEFDAKGSLGLLGNFVAENDDSNGVADGSIFGEDSFLSVNLGLGNYVLAISDFLFSDSEARRGVNNDWDWEAFDGTFGKYQLTFKGDVTVTRQTSVPEPTSVVGLAAMGALGAGSILKRKKKGNADNNI, encoded by the coding sequence ATGCCTACTAAAACCTTTAAAAAACTTGCTTTGACGGCTGCGGGAACAGCGCTGCTGAGTCTGGGAGTCGGGGAAGTTGCCCGTGCTGCTACGATCGCGAACGGAACGATCTTCGATGACGATGCGGGGAATGTAACCGTGGATTACTGGAACTTACAGGTTAATACAGCCGGTGCGATCGAAATCGACGCTCTCTCCTTCGGCGTTCTTAAAGGCGATAGTTTGATATTGACTGGAAAAAGTAGTCTCGATACCTACTTGAGACTATACGAGTTTGATGCGAAGGGAAGTTTAGGACTGTTGGGAAATTTTGTTGCAGAGAATGACGATTCTAATGGAGTTGCAGATGGCTCTATATTTGGTGAAGATTCTTTCTTATCGGTGAATCTAGGTTTGGGCAATTACGTTCTGGCAATCAGCGATTTCCTGTTTAGCGATTCGGAAGCTCGGCGGGGAGTTAACAATGATTGGGATTGGGAAGCATTTGACGGAACATTTGGGAAATATCAACTCACCTTTAAGGGGGATGTGACGGTGACTCGACAAACATCCGTTCCCGAACCGACTTCTGTCGTTGGTTTAGCGGCGATGGGCGCGCTGGGTGCAGGTTCGATTCTTAAGCGCAAAAAGAAGGGGAATGCTGATAACAATATATAG